In the genome of Nocardia sp. NBC_00416, one region contains:
- a CDS encoding sugar phosphate isomerase/epimerase family protein, giving the protein MTSVAAQHIPFDLTDPYRSLSLNTATTKRWTLAEAVDGAARAGLGAIGLWRDRVDEIGAAAAAKIVADAGLRVSSLCRGGFLTEPGDGQPALDDNRRAIDDAATLGTRELVMVVGGMPDPNLVAARARVEERLALLVPYAAERGIRLALEPLHPMFCADRAVISTLAQALSMAQPHPAETVGVVVDTFHIWWDPTLAEQIARAGASGRISSYQVCDWLNPMTADPLLSRGMMGDGVIDFATIGRWVRNAGYRGDVEVEIFNAAVWAGDGREVIETMKQRYRDLVLPSLVG; this is encoded by the coding sequence GACCGATCCGTACCGATCCCTGTCGCTGAATACCGCGACGACGAAGCGGTGGACTCTCGCCGAGGCGGTGGACGGCGCTGCCCGCGCGGGGCTCGGCGCGATCGGACTGTGGCGGGATCGGGTCGACGAGATCGGCGCCGCTGCCGCGGCGAAGATCGTCGCCGATGCGGGGTTGCGTGTCTCCAGTCTGTGCCGGGGCGGCTTCCTGACCGAGCCGGGCGACGGGCAGCCGGCACTCGACGACAACCGCCGTGCCATCGACGACGCGGCGACACTGGGCACGCGAGAACTGGTGATGGTGGTCGGCGGCATGCCGGACCCGAATCTCGTCGCCGCGCGGGCGCGAGTGGAGGAGCGGCTGGCACTGCTGGTCCCGTATGCGGCCGAGCGGGGTATCCGCCTCGCTCTGGAACCGCTGCATCCGATGTTCTGCGCCGACCGCGCGGTGATCTCCACACTGGCACAGGCGTTGTCGATGGCGCAGCCGCATCCGGCGGAGACCGTGGGCGTCGTGGTCGACACGTTCCATATCTGGTGGGATCCGACCCTGGCGGAACAGATCGCCCGGGCCGGTGCCTCCGGACGGATCAGCTCGTATCAAGTGTGCGATTGGTTGAACCCGATGACCGCCGATCCACTGCTGTCCCGCGGCATGATGGGCGACGGCGTCATCGACTTCGCGACTATCGGCCGGTGGGTTCGCAACGCCGGTTACCGCGGCGACGTCGAGGTCGAGATTTTCAATGCCGCGGTATGGGCCGGCGACGGCCGGGAAGTGATCGAGACGATGAAACAGCGCTACCGAGATCTGGTCCTTCCGTCCCTCGTGGGCTGA